The Rhodococcus sp. X156 genome window below encodes:
- a CDS encoding NlpC/P60 family protein: MAAVAIATMSATPASADPVLPDNATQAEQELARLGHDAEVVNEQLLGAQVDLDAKQSQRVDAETRLGSAQESLRVAQSEQEQFRGTVDALTSASYQGARLNKLSALMISESPQDLLDQMSGLDVLAADTNDRVQKFSAASAQAATAATDARSATAAAKAAADAAALVQADLRKKQDELSTRATAVRAKLASLTEAERVRYAGAIVPAGFVSPVPTTPVTPPAEAASQPAAPAAAVRGGAVAPAAPAVASTRSAGSGRGATALQAAMSKLGSPYVYGATGPGSFDCSGLTQWAFRQAGTAIPRTAAAQAGGGTPVSRDQLQPGDLVFFYSPVSHVGIYAGGGNMVHAPTEGQPVKVAPMGNMPYTGARRY, encoded by the coding sequence ATGGCCGCGGTGGCCATCGCCACGATGTCGGCCACCCCGGCCAGCGCCGACCCGGTGCTCCCCGACAACGCGACCCAGGCTGAGCAGGAGCTCGCCCGGCTGGGCCACGACGCCGAGGTGGTCAACGAGCAGCTCCTGGGCGCGCAGGTCGACCTGGACGCCAAGCAATCGCAGCGGGTCGACGCCGAGACCCGGCTGGGTTCCGCGCAGGAGAGCCTCCGGGTGGCGCAGTCGGAGCAGGAGCAGTTCCGCGGCACCGTGGACGCCCTCACCTCCGCCTCCTACCAGGGCGCACGCCTGAACAAGCTGTCCGCGCTGATGATCAGCGAGTCGCCGCAGGACCTGCTCGACCAGATGTCGGGCCTGGACGTGCTGGCCGCGGACACCAACGACCGGGTGCAGAAGTTCTCCGCCGCCTCCGCCCAGGCCGCCACCGCCGCCACCGACGCGCGCTCGGCCACTGCCGCCGCCAAGGCCGCCGCCGACGCCGCCGCCCTGGTGCAGGCGGACCTGCGCAAGAAGCAGGACGAGCTGAGCACCCGCGCCACCGCGGTCCGCGCCAAGCTGGCCTCGCTCACCGAGGCCGAGCGGGTGCGCTACGCCGGTGCCATCGTCCCGGCGGGCTTCGTCTCCCCGGTTCCCACCACCCCCGTCACGCCGCCCGCGGAGGCTGCCAGCCAGCCCGCGGCTCCCGCTGCGGCCGTTCGTGGCGGGGCCGTCGCCCCGGCCGCTCCCGCGGTCGCCAGCACCCGGTCCGCCGGTTCGGGTCGCGGCGCCACCGCCCTGCAGGCGGCGATGAGCAAGCTCGGCTCGCCCTACGTATACGGCGCCACCGGCCCCGGCTCCTTCGACTGCTCCGGGCTGACCCAGTGGGCCTTCCGCCAGGCCGGCACCGCCATCCCGCGCACCGCCGCAGCACAGGCCGGCGGCGGCACCCCGGTCTCCCGCGACCAGCTGCAGCCCGGCGACCTGGTGTTCTTCTACAGCCCGGTCTCGCACGTGGGCATCTACGCCGGCGGCGGCAACATGGTGCACGCCCCCACCGAGGGCCAGCCCGTCAAGGTCGCGCCGATGGGCAACATGCCCTACACCGGTGCTCGCCGCTACTGA
- a CDS encoding long-chain fatty acid--CoA ligase, translating into MREYSVPSNYSVDDSASVAAMVFSHAESYPDTVMFQRRVGGEWTDVTAAEFAVQVTAVAKGLMASGVQKGDRVGLLSATRYEWELIDFAIWTAGAVTVPIYETSSADQVQWILSDSAAVGIVCENAKHRAMLNTIEAECPDLAHTWQIEGTEAHVLEGSGSAAVEALTQAGAGITDDELHARRREVVADDMATLIYTSGTTGRPKGCILTHRNLLAESDSATSVFAKLMHPGQRTLLFLPLAHVFARVIAVASFEKRVVLGHTADVKNLVNDLGVFKPDFVLSVPRVFEKVYNTARQKAHSGGSLKGKIFEAADATAVAYSEAQYTGGPSLALTVRHAVFDKLVYAKLKAALGGRCNAAIVGGAPLGARLGHFFSGVGVPVYEGYGLTETTAALTANGPGAQKMGTVGRPIPGCAVRVAEDEEILATGDVVFSGYWHNEQATKDTFVDGWFRTGDLGSLDSDGYLTITGRKKELIVTAGGKNVAPAVLEDKLRQHPLISQCMVVGDQKPFIGALITIDPEAFPDWLKAHGKPADTDVASLVEDVQLLADIEGAVTNANKAVSHAEAIKKFRILPVDFTEDTGELTPTLKLKRNVVAKSFATDIESIYTT; encoded by the coding sequence GTGCGTGAGTACAGCGTCCCTTCCAACTACTCCGTCGACGACAGCGCCAGCGTGGCCGCGATGGTGTTCTCCCACGCTGAGAGCTATCCAGACACGGTGATGTTCCAGCGCCGGGTCGGTGGCGAGTGGACCGACGTCACGGCAGCGGAGTTCGCGGTGCAGGTGACCGCGGTGGCCAAGGGACTGATGGCCTCGGGCGTGCAGAAGGGCGACCGGGTGGGACTGCTCTCGGCCACCCGCTACGAGTGGGAACTCATCGACTTCGCCATCTGGACCGCCGGCGCGGTGACGGTGCCGATCTACGAGACCTCCTCCGCCGACCAGGTGCAGTGGATCCTCAGCGACTCCGCCGCCGTGGGCATCGTCTGCGAGAACGCCAAGCACCGCGCGATGCTCAACACCATCGAGGCCGAGTGCCCCGACCTCGCGCACACCTGGCAGATCGAGGGCACCGAGGCCCACGTCCTGGAGGGCTCCGGCTCGGCCGCCGTGGAGGCCCTCACCCAGGCCGGCGCCGGCATCACCGACGACGAGCTGCACGCGCGCCGCCGGGAGGTGGTCGCCGACGACATGGCCACCCTCATCTACACCTCCGGCACCACCGGCCGCCCCAAGGGCTGCATCCTCACCCACCGCAACCTGCTCGCGGAGTCCGACTCGGCCACCTCGGTGTTCGCCAAGCTGATGCACCCCGGCCAGCGCACCCTGCTGTTCCTGCCACTGGCTCACGTCTTCGCCCGGGTCATCGCCGTGGCCAGCTTCGAGAAGCGCGTGGTGCTCGGCCACACCGCCGACGTGAAGAACCTGGTCAACGACCTCGGCGTGTTCAAGCCCGACTTCGTCCTCTCGGTGCCGCGCGTGTTCGAGAAGGTCTACAACACCGCCCGCCAGAAGGCGCACTCCGGCGGCAGCCTCAAGGGCAAGATCTTCGAGGCCGCCGACGCCACCGCGGTGGCCTACAGCGAGGCCCAGTACACCGGGGGCCCGAGCCTGGCCCTCACGGTCCGCCACGCCGTGTTCGACAAGCTGGTCTACGCCAAGCTCAAGGCCGCCCTCGGCGGGCGCTGCAACGCCGCCATCGTCGGTGGCGCACCGCTGGGTGCCCGGCTGGGCCACTTCTTCAGCGGTGTGGGCGTGCCGGTGTACGAGGGCTACGGGCTCACCGAGACCACCGCGGCCCTCACCGCCAACGGCCCGGGCGCCCAGAAGATGGGCACCGTCGGGCGCCCCATCCCCGGCTGCGCGGTGCGGGTGGCCGAGGACGAGGAGATCCTGGCGACCGGGGACGTGGTGTTCTCCGGCTACTGGCACAACGAGCAGGCCACCAAGGACACCTTCGTCGACGGCTGGTTCCGCACCGGCGACCTCGGCTCGCTGGACTCCGACGGCTACCTGACGATCACCGGCCGCAAGAAGGAGCTGATCGTCACCGCCGGCGGCAAGAACGTGGCACCCGCCGTGCTGGAGGACAAGCTCCGCCAGCACCCGCTGATCAGCCAGTGCATGGTGGTCGGCGACCAGAAGCCGTTCATCGGTGCGCTCATCACCATCGACCCCGAGGCGTTCCCCGACTGGCTCAAGGCCCACGGCAAGCCCGCGGACACCGACGTCGCCAGCCTGGTGGAGGACGTGCAGCTGCTGGCCGACATCGAGGGCGCGGTGACCAACGCCAACAAGGCGGTCTCCCACGCCGAGGCCATCAAGAAGTTCCGCATCCTGCCGGTGGACTTCACCGAGGACACCGGTGAGCTGACCCCCACGCTCAAGCTCAAGCGCAACGTGGTGGCCAAGTCCTTCGCCACCGACATCGAGAGCATCTACACCACGTAG
- a CDS encoding saccharopine dehydrogenase NADP-binding domain-containing protein: MADTEHEPLEPTEPSESTEPVVEVTEPAPTEPTAPTEPAAPEAPVQPAGDRELDVVLFGATGFVGKLVARYLAEHAPADLRVGLAGRSLQRLESARAGLGPAAQSWPLVVADAADADAVGRVAQAARVVATTVGPYAKYGLPLVRACAAAGTDYVDLTGEVLFVRDSMAAAHDVAARTGARIVHSCGFDSIPSDLGVLSLHEQVRADGAGELTDTTLVVKAARGGFSGGTIDSLRNQVDVVRTDPSLAEHVADPYAMSPDRAAEPQLGEEADQAFVRRDPEVGGWTAPFVMAQYNTRIVRRSNALQGWAYGRTLRYREVIGCGDSVVSPGAALAIAGGTWGAAAGLMFGPARWVLDRVLPSPGSGPSERAQRNGYFRMEVHTRTTTGRRYVCTVAAQGDPGYAATAMMMGESALCLALDRAQLPAAAGVLTPASAMGTALLDRLRRAGMTFDVASR; encoded by the coding sequence ATGGCAGACACCGAGCACGAGCCCCTCGAGCCCACTGAGCCTTCCGAGTCCACGGAGCCCGTGGTGGAGGTGACGGAGCCCGCACCCACCGAGCCGACCGCACCCACCGAGCCCGCCGCGCCGGAAGCCCCGGTGCAGCCCGCCGGGGACCGGGAGCTCGATGTCGTCCTGTTCGGAGCCACCGGCTTCGTCGGCAAGCTCGTGGCCCGCTACCTGGCCGAGCACGCCCCGGCGGACCTGCGCGTGGGCCTGGCCGGTCGCTCCCTGCAGCGGCTGGAGTCGGCTCGCGCGGGGCTGGGCCCGGCCGCGCAGAGCTGGCCGCTGGTGGTGGCCGACGCGGCCGACGCCGACGCGGTGGGCCGGGTGGCCCAGGCCGCCCGGGTGGTCGCCACCACGGTGGGGCCCTACGCCAAGTACGGCCTGCCCCTGGTGCGCGCCTGCGCCGCCGCGGGCACCGACTACGTCGACCTCACCGGCGAGGTGCTCTTCGTCCGCGACAGCATGGCCGCCGCCCACGACGTGGCGGCGCGCACCGGTGCCCGCATCGTGCACTCCTGCGGCTTCGACTCCATCCCCTCCGACCTCGGGGTGCTCAGCCTGCACGAGCAGGTCCGCGCGGACGGCGCCGGCGAGCTCACCGACACCACGCTGGTGGTGAAGGCGGCCCGCGGCGGGTTCAGCGGCGGCACCATCGACTCGCTGCGCAACCAGGTGGACGTGGTGCGCACCGACCCGTCCCTGGCCGAGCACGTGGCCGACCCCTACGCGATGAGCCCCGACCGCGCCGCCGAGCCGCAGCTGGGCGAGGAGGCCGACCAGGCCTTCGTGCGCCGCGACCCCGAGGTGGGCGGCTGGACGGCCCCGTTCGTCATGGCGCAGTACAACACCCGGATCGTGCGGCGCAGCAACGCGCTGCAGGGCTGGGCCTACGGCCGCACGCTCCGCTACCGCGAGGTGATCGGCTGCGGCGACTCGGTGGTCTCACCCGGTGCTGCGCTGGCCATCGCCGGCGGCACCTGGGGTGCTGCGGCCGGGCTCATGTTCGGCCCCGCCCGCTGGGTGCTCGACCGGGTGCTGCCCAGCCCCGGCAGCGGCCCGTCCGAGCGAGCGCAGCGCAACGGCTACTTCCGGATGGAGGTGCACACCCGCACCACCACCGGTCGACGCTACGTGTGCACCGTCGCCGCGCAGGGTGATCCCGGTTACGCCGCGACCGCGATGATGATGGGGGAGAGCGCGCTGTGCCTGGCCCTGGACCGCGCGCAGCTGCCTGCAGCGGCGGGCGTGCTCACCCCGGCCAGCGCCATGGGGACCGCCCTGCTCGACAGGTTGCGCCGCGCCGGCATGACCTTCGACGTGGCGAGCCGTTGA
- a CDS encoding lysophospholipid acyltransferase family protein: MLYWLTKHVLLGPLLRVTCKPQVRGLENLPAEGPVILASNHLAVADSFFLPLVVPRRVSFLAKSEYFTAPGLVGRLRRWFFLGVGHVPVDRSSLRAAQPALATALQLLRRGAVLGIYPEGTRSPDGRLYRGKAGLAQVALEAGVPVIPVAMTGTDRVNPIGSRMWRPARVVVTLGRPIDLSPHAGGHADPAVLRAATDEVMQALQRLSGQEYVDVYASTVRSARPGDAPGTGLVPEVDPGSSERP; the protein is encoded by the coding sequence ATGCTGTACTGGCTCACCAAGCACGTCCTGCTGGGGCCCTTGCTGCGGGTGACCTGCAAGCCCCAGGTACGGGGTCTGGAGAACCTGCCGGCGGAGGGCCCGGTGATCCTGGCCAGCAACCACCTCGCGGTCGCCGACTCCTTCTTCCTGCCCCTGGTGGTACCCCGGCGGGTGAGCTTCCTGGCCAAGAGCGAGTACTTCACCGCCCCGGGGTTGGTGGGTCGGCTGAGACGGTGGTTCTTCCTGGGCGTCGGCCACGTGCCGGTGGATCGCTCCAGCCTGCGCGCGGCGCAGCCGGCGCTGGCCACCGCGCTGCAGCTGCTGCGCCGGGGCGCGGTGCTGGGGATCTACCCGGAGGGCACCCGCTCACCCGACGGGCGCCTCTACCGGGGCAAGGCCGGGCTGGCCCAGGTGGCGCTGGAGGCCGGGGTGCCGGTGATCCCGGTAGCCATGACCGGTACCGATCGGGTCAACCCGATCGGCTCGCGGATGTGGCGGCCGGCCCGGGTGGTGGTGACGCTGGGCCGGCCGATCGACCTCTCGCCGCACGCGGGCGGGCACGCCGACCCGGCCGTGCTGCGGGCCGCCACCGACGAGGTGATGCAGGCCCTGCAGCGGCTGTCCGGCCAGGAGTACGTGGACGTCTACGCCAGCACGGTCCGGTCAGCCCGCCCCGGGGACGCCCCGGGTACCGGGCTGGTGCCCGAGGTGGATCCCGGGTCCAGCGAGCGGCCCTAG
- a CDS encoding SRPBCC family protein encodes MADKTTQSIVIDAPPAQVMAVIADFEAYPEWAQAVKVVEVLERGDDGRGSHVRFELDAGMVKDTYELTYTWAPDGCAVSWKLVKGQMQKAQEGSYTLRPRGESTEVTYSLAVDLAIPMIGMFKRKAEKVITDTALKELKKRVEG; translated from the coding sequence GTGGCCGACAAGACAACTCAGTCCATCGTCATCGACGCGCCACCGGCGCAGGTCATGGCCGTGATCGCCGACTTCGAGGCCTACCCCGAGTGGGCCCAGGCGGTGAAGGTCGTGGAGGTGCTCGAGCGTGGCGACGACGGCCGCGGCTCGCACGTCCGCTTCGAGCTGGACGCCGGCATGGTCAAGGACACCTACGAGCTGACCTACACCTGGGCGCCGGACGGCTGCGCGGTGAGCTGGAAGCTGGTCAAGGGCCAGATGCAGAAGGCGCAGGAGGGGTCCTACACCCTGCGCCCGCGCGGCGAGAGCACCGAGGTGACCTACTCGCTGGCGGTGGACCTCGCCATCCCGATGATCGGCATGTTCAAGCGCAAGGCGGAGAAGGTCATCACCGACACCGCTCTCAAGGAGCTCAAGAAGCGCGTAGAGGGCTGA
- a CDS encoding polyketide cyclase / dehydrase and lipid transport, protein MSALDVVDETFLAVAPAQVAAALAPRQRWRRWWPELSLHLHDDRGPAGLRWRVSGAVEGSMEVWLEPVLDGTVLHYFLRAEVPDAAPEEIFAAAQARRRRAKALAFELKAELEAGRAAGEAPAGSAGPAQPSGPTLVVKR, encoded by the coding sequence GTGAGTGCCCTCGACGTGGTGGACGAGACGTTCCTGGCCGTAGCCCCTGCTCAGGTGGCTGCGGCGCTGGCTCCGCGGCAGCGCTGGCGACGCTGGTGGCCCGAGCTGTCGCTGCACCTGCACGACGACCGCGGCCCGGCCGGGCTGCGCTGGCGGGTCAGCGGTGCCGTCGAGGGCAGCATGGAGGTGTGGCTGGAGCCGGTGCTGGACGGCACCGTGCTGCACTACTTCCTGCGGGCGGAGGTGCCCGACGCCGCGCCGGAGGAGATCTTCGCGGCCGCGCAGGCGCGCCGGCGGCGGGCCAAGGCACTGGCCTTCGAGCTCAAGGCCGAGCTGGAGGCGGGGCGAGCAGCAGGTGAGGCGCCCGCGGGCAGCGCCGGCCCGGCCCAGCCGAGCGGTCCCACGCTCGTGGTGAAGCGGTAG
- a CDS encoding glycosyltransferase family 4 protein, which produces MRRTLVVTNDFPPRPGGIQSYLHTFAQHLPADELVVYAPSWRGDSHVRFDAAQPFEVVRHPRTLMLPTPDVLARARRLLVDRQCSAVWFGAAAPLALLGPALRSAGAERVLASTHGHEVGWSMLPAARSALRRIGDSADVVTYVSRYTRGRFASAFGPRAALEHLPSGVDTTVFQPDPAARAELRARYGLGERPVVVCVSRMVPRKGQDMLIRALPQIQRQVPGAALVLVGGGPYSDTLHKLAAATGVAQDVVFTGGVPADELAAHHTFGDVFAMPCRTRGAGLDVEGLGIVYLEASASGLPVVAGRSGGAPETVLDGQTGRVVDGRDVDELARAVGGLLADPDLAARMGAAGRTWAAEHWRWDRLSQRLRTLIDG; this is translated from the coding sequence ATGCGCCGGACACTCGTGGTGACCAACGACTTTCCCCCACGACCGGGCGGCATCCAGTCCTACCTGCACACCTTCGCCCAGCACCTGCCCGCCGACGAGCTGGTGGTCTACGCCCCGTCCTGGCGGGGCGACTCGCACGTGCGCTTCGACGCCGCGCAGCCCTTCGAGGTGGTGCGCCACCCCAGGACGCTGATGCTGCCCACCCCCGACGTGCTGGCTCGGGCTCGCCGGCTGCTGGTGGACCGGCAGTGCTCGGCGGTGTGGTTCGGCGCGGCGGCCCCGCTGGCGCTGCTCGGCCCGGCGCTGCGCTCGGCCGGCGCCGAGCGGGTGCTGGCCAGCACGCACGGCCACGAGGTGGGCTGGTCGATGCTGCCCGCTGCCCGCAGCGCCCTGCGCCGCATCGGCGACAGCGCCGACGTCGTCACCTACGTCAGCCGCTACACCCGCGGGCGCTTCGCCTCGGCGTTCGGTCCCCGCGCCGCGCTGGAGCACCTGCCCTCCGGCGTGGACACCACCGTGTTCCAGCCCGACCCGGCCGCGCGCGCCGAGCTGCGCGCCCGCTACGGGCTGGGGGAGCGCCCGGTGGTGGTGTGCGTGTCCCGGATGGTGCCGCGCAAGGGGCAGGACATGCTGATCCGCGCGCTGCCCCAGATCCAGCGGCAGGTGCCCGGTGCCGCCCTGGTGCTGGTGGGCGGCGGGCCCTACTCCGACACCCTGCACAAGCTGGCCGCCGCCACCGGGGTGGCCCAGGACGTGGTGTTCACCGGGGGAGTGCCCGCCGACGAGCTGGCCGCCCACCACACCTTCGGCGACGTCTTCGCCATGCCCTGCCGCACCCGCGGCGCGGGGCTGGACGTGGAGGGGCTGGGCATCGTGTACCTGGAGGCCTCCGCCTCGGGGCTGCCGGTGGTGGCCGGACGCTCCGGCGGCGCCCCGGAGACGGTGCTGGACGGACAGACCGGGCGGGTGGTGGACGGGCGCGACGTGGACGAGCTGGCCCGCGCCGTCGGCGGACTGCTGGCCGACCCCGACCTCGCCGCGCGGATGGGGGCGGCCGGGCGCACCTGGGCGGCGGAGCACTGGCGCTGGGACCGGCTGTCCCAGCGGCTGCGCACCCTCATCGACGGCTGA
- a CDS encoding NYN domain-containing protein, with amino-acid sequence MTETLRDAGPEELPAAVLDRLADLVDAALPAMRPADVPAELRPLLRFTPAKRRRLGSRQMVAAVRTQPRFRAAVVEQLRGSTVHQLDTASADRVAAAASSLLLGEPVAAELVAEAGEIDELRALRAEVAVLRGRLLKAERTHERLAAELAQAREATAAAPAPALEEEVTRLRARLRQQGQRLREALDAAAVASTTQQGRAQDVAAELEQVRADWARDQARLAAEQARAERAERERDQARLAAGEARNADDVRLRLLLDTLTGVGKGLRSELGIYPQTTARGVLPADQVAAALARPRTPGRVLPDERALDRALRLPEVHLLVDGYNVSKTGYPQLTLIAQRDRLVRSLALLAAQTRAEVTVVFDGAAVVSGGGHVWARGVRVVFSADGVIADDVIRELTAAEPEGRPVVVASSDREVAESVRAMGAHSVASDVLLERLAR; translated from the coding sequence GTGACCGAAACCCTGCGCGACGCCGGGCCGGAGGAGCTGCCCGCCGCGGTGCTCGACCGGCTGGCCGACCTGGTCGACGCGGCGCTGCCCGCCATGCGCCCCGCCGACGTGCCCGCCGAGCTGCGACCGCTGCTGCGGTTCACCCCCGCCAAGCGCCGACGCCTGGGCTCGCGGCAGATGGTCGCGGCGGTGCGGACCCAGCCCCGCTTCCGGGCGGCGGTGGTGGAGCAGCTGCGGGGCAGCACGGTCCACCAGCTGGACACCGCCTCCGCCGACCGGGTGGCCGCCGCCGCCAGCAGCCTGCTGCTGGGTGAGCCGGTGGCGGCCGAGCTGGTGGCGGAGGCGGGCGAGATCGACGAGCTGCGGGCGCTGCGGGCGGAGGTGGCGGTGCTGCGCGGGCGGCTGCTGAAGGCGGAGCGCACCCACGAGCGCCTGGCGGCCGAGCTGGCCCAGGCACGGGAGGCGACTGCCGCCGCCCCCGCCCCCGCGCTGGAGGAGGAGGTGACCCGGCTGCGCGCGCGGCTGCGCCAGCAGGGCCAGCGCCTGCGGGAGGCACTGGACGCCGCCGCGGTCGCCTCGACCACCCAGCAGGGCCGCGCCCAGGACGTGGCGGCCGAGCTGGAGCAGGTGCGCGCGGACTGGGCCCGCGACCAGGCGCGGCTGGCGGCCGAGCAGGCCAGGGCCGAGCGGGCCGAGCGCGAGCGCGACCAGGCCCGGCTGGCGGCGGGGGAGGCCCGCAACGCCGACGACGTGCGGCTGCGGCTGCTGCTGGACACCCTCACCGGGGTGGGCAAGGGCCTGCGCTCCGAGCTGGGCATCTACCCGCAGACCACCGCCCGCGGCGTGCTGCCGGCCGACCAGGTGGCCGCCGCCCTCGCTCGGCCGCGCACCCCCGGCCGGGTGCTGCCCGACGAGCGCGCGCTGGACCGGGCGCTGCGGCTGCCGGAGGTGCACCTGCTGGTGGACGGCTACAACGTGAGCAAGACCGGGTACCCGCAGCTGACGCTGATCGCCCAGCGCGACCGGCTGGTGCGCTCGCTGGCGCTGCTGGCCGCCCAGACCCGGGCGGAGGTCACCGTGGTGTTCGACGGCGCGGCGGTGGTCTCCGGCGGCGGACACGTGTGGGCGCGCGGGGTGCGGGTGGTCTTCAGCGCCGACGGCGTGATCGCCGACGACGTCATCCGCGAGCTCACCGCCGCCGAGCCGGAGGGCCGGCCGGTGGTGGTGGCCAGCTCCGACCGGGAGGTGGCCGAGTCGGTGCGGGCGATGGGCGCGCACAGCGTCGCCTCGGACGTGCTCCTGGAGCGGCTGGCCCGCTGA
- a CDS encoding ROK family glucokinase — translation MTVGGAGVGESGLLTVGIDVGGTNIRAGVVDVHGQVLDSVDAPTPASSAALEAALARSVTELRTRHEVHAVGLAVAGFISPDNATVLFAPHLPWRDAPVAARMSERLGLPVVLEHDANSAAWAEHRFGAARGGRVVLLISLGTGIGAALLLDGRLFRGAHGVAPELGHLRVVPDGRPCPCGKRGCWERYCSGTALATTALELLAADPQRSSVLAREAAAEPDSLTGRRVMMAARDGDPVAVAAVDDLARWLGEGLAVVGDVYDPDLVVVGGGVSVSAPLFLDAAREHYARRVTGAGHRPPARIRTAQTGHAAGLVGAAELARAVVTPSVPGAR, via the coding sequence CTGACCGTGGGTGGCGCTGGAGTGGGGGAGTCGGGCCTGCTCACCGTGGGGATCGACGTGGGCGGCACCAACATCCGGGCCGGTGTGGTGGACGTGCACGGACAGGTGCTGGACAGCGTCGACGCCCCCACCCCCGCCTCGTCCGCGGCGCTGGAGGCTGCGCTGGCCCGCTCCGTCACCGAGCTGCGCACCCGCCACGAGGTGCACGCCGTGGGCCTGGCCGTCGCCGGGTTCATCAGTCCCGACAACGCCACCGTGCTGTTCGCCCCGCACCTGCCCTGGCGCGACGCTCCCGTCGCCGCCCGGATGAGCGAGCGCCTCGGGCTGCCGGTGGTGCTCGAGCACGACGCCAACTCCGCTGCCTGGGCCGAGCACCGCTTTGGCGCCGCCCGGGGCGGCCGAGTGGTGCTGCTGATCTCCCTGGGCACCGGGATCGGGGCCGCCCTGCTGCTGGACGGCCGGCTGTTCCGGGGCGCGCACGGGGTGGCGCCGGAGCTGGGCCACCTGCGGGTGGTGCCCGACGGGCGTCCCTGCCCGTGCGGCAAGCGGGGCTGCTGGGAGCGCTACTGCAGCGGCACGGCCCTGGCCACCACCGCGCTGGAGCTGCTGGCGGCCGATCCCCAGCGGTCGTCGGTGCTGGCCAGGGAGGCCGCCGCCGAGCCGGACTCGCTGACGGGGCGTCGGGTGATGATGGCCGCCCGCGACGGGGACCCGGTGGCAGTGGCCGCGGTGGACGACCTGGCCCGCTGGCTGGGGGAGGGCCTGGCCGTGGTGGGCGACGTCTACGACCCTGACCTGGTGGTGGTCGGTGGCGGCGTCAGCGTGTCGGCACCGCTGTTCCTGGACGCGGCTCGCGAGCACTACGCCCGGCGGGTCACCGGCGCCGGACACCGCCCACCGGCCCGCATCCGCACCGCCCAGACCGGGCACGCCGCGGGCCTGGTGGGCGCCGCGGAGCTGGCGCGTGCCGTGGTCACCCCATCGGTGCCCGGAGCGCGCTGA
- a CDS encoding ArsA family ATPase, whose protein sequence is MRILLFTGKGGVGKTTLAAASAVRLAESGLKVLVVSSDPAHSLADALDVPLGSQPTEVDGALAGMQLDAHALLDQQWVTLRAELGALVGAALPADTGMAGLEPEELSVLPGVEELLALAEVRRQADSGRWDVVVLDCGPTAETLRMLALPEAVSGYLERVWPRHRRLTYGAFGGRGGARVARLVDAVERLEESTRAVRALLADPERTTVRLVLTPERVVLAETRRTVTSLALHGLRVDRVLANQVLPAPTAAAGADVAADPALQWLRTRCAEQAAVLAALDAELPDAGVQAVPCQAREPVGLPQLAELAAEVYRDTDVLASAGATVAAPQVLRESGSGLDSVYRWELPLPLVQASSVQLGRIDDDLLVTVAGQRRRMPLPPVLRRCVAVAADLTPTGLLVRFRPDPETWMQ, encoded by the coding sequence GTGCGGATACTGCTGTTCACCGGCAAGGGCGGCGTGGGCAAGACGACCCTGGCCGCGGCGAGCGCGGTTCGCCTGGCTGAGTCCGGGCTGAAGGTCCTCGTCGTCTCCAGCGATCCCGCGCACTCCCTGGCCGATGCGCTGGACGTGCCCCTGGGCTCCCAGCCCACCGAGGTGGACGGCGCCCTGGCCGGCATGCAGCTGGACGCGCACGCGCTGCTCGACCAGCAGTGGGTGACGCTGCGCGCCGAGCTGGGTGCCCTGGTGGGCGCGGCGCTGCCCGCCGACACCGGCATGGCGGGCCTGGAGCCGGAGGAGCTGAGCGTGCTGCCCGGCGTGGAGGAGCTGCTCGCGCTGGCCGAGGTGCGCCGCCAGGCCGACAGCGGGAGGTGGGACGTGGTGGTGCTCGACTGCGGGCCCACCGCCGAGACGCTGCGGATGCTGGCCCTGCCCGAGGCGGTGAGCGGCTACCTGGAGCGGGTGTGGCCCCGCCACCGCCGGCTCACCTACGGCGCGTTCGGTGGTCGCGGTGGCGCGCGCGTGGCCCGGCTGGTGGACGCGGTGGAGCGCCTGGAGGAGTCCACCCGCGCGGTGCGCGCCCTGCTGGCCGACCCCGAGCGCACCACCGTCCGGCTGGTGCTCACGCCCGAGCGCGTGGTGCTGGCCGAGACCCGGCGCACCGTGACGTCGCTGGCGCTGCACGGCCTGCGGGTGGACCGCGTGCTGGCCAACCAGGTGCTGCCCGCACCGACGGCCGCTGCCGGCGCCGACGTCGCCGCCGATCCCGCCCTGCAGTGGCTGCGCACCCGCTGCGCCGAGCAGGCGGCGGTGCTCGCGGCGCTGGACGCCGAGCTGCCCGACGCCGGCGTGCAGGCGGTGCCCTGCCAGGCCCGCGAGCCGGTGGGCCTGCCGCAGCTGGCCGAGCTGGCGGCCGAGGTCTACCGCGACACCGACGTGCTCGCCTCCGCGGGTGCCACCGTGGCGGCGCCGCAGGTGCTCCGGGAGTCCGGCTCCGGGCTGGACTCGGTGTACCGCTGGGAGCTGCCGCTCCCACTGGTGCAGGCCTCCTCGGTGCAGCTCGGGCGCATCGACGACGACCTGCTGGTGACCGTGGCCGGGCAGCGCCGCCGGATGCCGCTGCCCCCGGTGCTGCGCCGCTGCGTGGCCGTGGCCGCCGACCTGACTCCCACCGGGCTGCTGGTCCGGTTCCGCCCCGACCCAGAGACGTGGATGCAGTGA